The Populus alba chromosome 4, ASM523922v2, whole genome shotgun sequence genome contains a region encoding:
- the LOC118050799 gene encoding probable receptor-like protein kinase At1g49730: MVVYRYALLLLGLLAFIAMLLHLTMADCPLDLSGSNFTLAASMCSSKAARGKCCRYINAFIAVSIARYANATSNLGVSSNLSDICLNSISQTMQLYGVPSDATVFCGFGTKIPVTYECKGRSTVTQMLGSPKFVDVAQNCRLPLLLESDCKRCLNAGIIYLHHLVGTDNNVTLSTCRDATFIALASQFDDASAVEIASCFFGVQGLNIPLEPPPSAVIPEAPPNPLTAAGPNQATLGLALKANHHPYHLTLVPVIGIAVTAAALVMLIVLIFLIRRKNREIEESENINKTFSRAFPPPRPTRKFQGPASMLRKFSYKETMKATDNFNTIIGQGGFGTVYKAEFSDGLVAAVKQMNKVSEQVEQEFCREIELLARLHHRHLVALKGFCIKKNERFLMYEHMANGSLKDHLHSPGSPLSWQVRIQIAIDVANALEYLHFYCDPPLCHRDIKSSNILLDENFVAKVADFGLAHASKDGSICFEPVDTDIRGTPGYMDPEYVVTQELTEKSDIYSYGVVLLEIVTARRAIQESKNLVEWSQIFMASDSRLPELVDPSIGDSFDLDQLQTIVTIVRWCTQKEGRARPSIKQVLRLLYESSDPMHSEFVRAVEDEEWEGSDGGGRTSREKSNKSDAIFQSGDGRYLASSSSTSRSYCSRSFLLETGSPQSPSSLLSV, from the exons ATGGTGGTGTATAGATATGCCTTGTTGTTGTTGGGTTTACTTGCATTTATTGCAATGCTTCTGCATTTAACAATGGCAG ATTGCCCCTTAGATCTGAGTGGATCAAATTTTACCTTAGCAGCCTCTATGTGCTCTAGTAAAGCTGCAAGAGGAAAGTGCTGCCGCTATATTAATGCGTTTATTGCAGTTTCCATTGCTCGTTATGCAAATGCAACTAGCAATCTAGGGGTTTCCTCAAATCTATCTGATATATGTCTTAATTCCATTTCTCAAACTATGCAACTGTACGGAGTTCCAAGTGATGCAACGGTTTTTTGTGGGTTTGGGACAAAAATTCCAGTGACTTATGAGTGTAAGGGTCGATCAACTGTCACTCAGATGTTGGGGTCTCCAAAATTCGTGGACGTTGCACAAAATTGCAGACTTCCCCTTTTGTTAGAAAGTGACTGCAAGAGGTGTTTAAATGCTGGCATTATATACCTTCATCATCTGGTGGGAACAGATAATAATGTGACATTGAGTACCTGCCGCGATGCAACTTTTATTGCACTTGCAAGCCAATTTGATGATGCTTCAGCAGTTGAAATTGCAAGCTGTTTCTTCGGAGTTCAAGGGCTCAACATCCCTTTAG agCCACCTCCATCTGCTGTCATTCCTGAAGCCCCTCCAAATCCATTAACAGCTGCTGGCCCGAACCAAGCTACACTGGGACTAGCCCTAAAAGCAAACCACCACCCATACCATCTGACGTTAGTTCCAGTTATTGGCATTGCAGTCACAGCAGCTGCCCTTGTGATGTTGATAGTCTTGATATTTCTTATTCGTaggaaaaacagagaaataGAGGAATCTGAGAATATAAATAAGACCTTTTCAAGAGCCTTTCCACCTCCTAGGCCTACAAGGAAATTTCAAG GGCCTGCATCAATGCTACGAAAATTCAGCTACAAGGAGACAATGAAGGCAACAGATAACTTCAATACAATCATTGGACAGGGAGGATTTGGAACTGTATATAAAGCTGAATTTAGTGATGGGTTAGTGGCAGCAGTGAAGCAGATGAACAAGGTTTCAGAGCAGGTAGAACAGGAGTTCTGCAGAGAGATAGAATTACTCGCTAGACTGCACCACCGCCATCTTGTTGCTCTAAAAGGcttttgcataaaaaagaatgagag GTTCCTCATGTATGAGCATATGGCAAATGGAAGCCTAAAGGATCATCTTCATT CCCCTGGAAGTCCTCTGAGTTGGCAGGTCAGAATCCAGATTGCAATTGACGTGGCTAATGCTCTG GAGTACCTCCACTTTTATTGTGACCCACCTCTGTGCCACAGGGACATAAAATCAAGCAACATTTTATTGGATGAAAATTTTGTTGCTAAG GTTGCAGATTTTGGCCTTGCCCATGCTTCAAAAGATGGTTCTATATGCTTTGAACCAGTAGATACCGATATCCGTGGAACTCCAG GTTACATGGATCCTGAGTATGTGGTCACCCAAGAGCTCACCGAGAAAAGTGATATATATAGCTATGGTGTGGTACTGTTGGAGATAGTGACTGCAAGACGAGCAATACAGGAGAGCAAGAATTTGGTGGAGTGGTCTCAAATATTCATGGCATCAGATTCAAGACTACCGGAGTTAGTGGATCCAAGCATCGGGGATTCCTTTGACTTGGACCAGCTACAAACTATTGTGACCATCGTGAGATGGTGCACACAGAAGGAAGGCCGGGCAAGGCCTTCAATCAAGCAAGTCCTTCGGCTTTTGTATGAGAGTTCAGACCCAATGCATAGTGAATTTGTGCGAGCTGTGGAAGATGAAGAGTGGGAAGGAAGTGACGGAGGAGGAAGAACAAGCAGGGAAAAATCAAACAAGAGCGATGCTATTTTTCAGAGTGGGGATGGAAGATATCTTGCTTCCTCTTCAAGCACATCGAGGTCGTATTGTAGTAGAAGCTTTTTACTTGAAACTGGCTCTCCACAATCTCCCTCCAGTCTGCTCTCTGTTTGA
- the LOC118050800 gene encoding uncharacterized protein, giving the protein MANSNPSASTLPSDSSEQRGIHMADSNMQAIQPCVSHQIRPSLDGPVAILWDIENCRVPSDVRPEDVAGNIRMALRVHPVIKGAVKMFSAYGDFNSFSRRLREGCQRTGVKLVDVPNGRKDAADKAILVDMFLFALDNPPPSSIMLISGDVDFSPALHILGQRGYTVILVIPSGVGVSSALCNAGKFVWDWPSVARGEGFIPPSKTLLPSHAGPADSAGYFMGCRINDNHDGQNEEEAIVYWGLSQSYYNSRDLSIMSQSLSEYNSSSLTTVPCHPTSSRSQSLPSGLNEVSACPASYDEYYSTMWVQPGDINGLKAQLVKLLELSGGCLPLTRVPPEYQKMYGRPLYVSEYGALKLVSLFKKMGDAMAIDGKGQKKFVYLKNWKAGPSAPPIILARRDKTGKGLQEESLDAATGGGSSDEVSDEERVMVEEHEVGRNQGKANLGTAARCEVDDPNLERFKFELQEILVSYSCQIFLDCFESIYQQRYKKPLDYQIFGVNELEQLFDKVRDVVVLHEEPVSKKKFLAATGG; this is encoded by the coding sequence ATGGCAAATTCAAATCCATCGGCATCAACGCTTCCTTCTGATTCTTCTGAGCAGAGGGGAATCCATATGGCAGATTCAAACATGCAAGCCATTCAACCTTGTGTTAGCCATCAAATTCGACCCTCTTTGGATGGTCCTGTAGCTATCCTTTGGGACATTGAGAACTGCCGTGTCCCTAGTGATGTCCGCCCCGAAGATGTGGCTGGAAATATCAGAATGGCTTTGCGAGTGCACCCTGTTATTAAAGGAGCTGTCAAGATGTTTTCTGCATATGGAGATTTTAACTCCTTCTCCAGACGACTGAGAGAAGGCTGCCAAAGAACTGGTGTTAAACTAGTTGATGTTCCGAACGGTAGAAAGGATGCTGCTGACAAGGCTATTTTGGTCGACATGTTTCTCTTTGCACTTGACAACCCCCCACCTTCTTCCATCATGCTTATCTCTGGAGATGTGGATTTTTCTCCTGCTCTTCACATACTTGGTCAGCGTGGATATACTGTGATTCTTGTTATCCCTTCCGGGGTTGGCGTCTCATCTGCCCTATGCAATGCTGGCAAGTTTGTTTGGGACTGGCCTAGTGTGGCTCGTGGGGAAGGTTTTATACCCCCCTCAAAGACGCTATTGCCTTCCCATGCAGGACCAGCTGATAGTGCTGGGTATTTTATGGGGTGCCGTATAAATGACAACCATGATGGCCAGAATGAAGAAGAGGCAATTGTTTACTGGGGGCTCTCGCAAAGCTATTACAACTCCAGAGATCTCTCAATAATGTCACAGTCTTTATCTGAATACAACAGCAGTTCTTTGACGACTGTGCCTTGTCACCCTACTAGTTCGAGGTCACAGAGTCTCCCATCTGGTCTGAATGAAGTATCAGCATGTCCCGCATCTTATGATGAGTATTATTCTACTATGTGGGTACAGCCTGGGGACATAAATGGTCTGAAAGCTCAGCTGGTGAAGTTACTTGAACTGTCAGGAGGATGTTTGCCTCTTACCCGAGTTCCTCCTGAGTATCAGAAGATGTATGGTCGGCCTCTTTATGTTTCAGAATATGGGGCATTGAAGCTTGTTAGTCTTTTCAAGAAAATGGGCGATGCAATGGCAATAGATGGCAAGGGTCAAAAGAAGTTCGTCTATCTTAAAAACTGGAAAGCAGGTCCAAGTGCACCTCCTATAATTCTAGCAAGGAGGGATAAGACAGGAAAGGGGCTTCAGGAGGAGAGCTTGGATGCTGCGACAGGTGGTGGCTCTTCAGATGAGGTCTCAGATGAAGAAAGAGTGATGGTTGAGGAACATGAGGTGGGGAGGAACCAAGGGAAGGCTAATTTGGGAACAGCAGCTCGATGTGAAGTTGATGACCCAAATCTTGAGCGGTTCAAGTTTGAGCTGCAGGAGATTCTAGTGAGCTATTCTTGTCAGATTTTCTTGGATTGTTTTGAGTCAATATACCAGCAAAGATACAAAAAACCACTGGACTATCAAATATTTGGTGTGAATGAGCTGGAGCAGCTTTTTGACAAGGTGAGAGATGTTGTGGTCTTGCATGAAGAACCAGTGAGCAAGAAGAAGTTCCTGGCTGCAACTGGTGGCTAG
- the LOC118050801 gene encoding small ribosomal subunit protein uS7c: MASTATSFCSPPLTSSRASVLRQCQQLNPNRLSFPINLNTAKRAPNLTVQHAPLPLKVLCARGKRGTTAKKPATSDPVYRNRLVNMFVNRILKKGKKSLAYHIIYQALKNIQQKTQSNPLAVLREAVNGVTPDVAVKARRVGGSTQQVPIEVGTFQGKALAIRWLLEASRKRQGRSMVLKLSSEVMDAAKGTGEAIKKRETTHKMAEANRAFVHFR; encoded by the exons atgGCTTCAACTGCTACTTCATTCTGCTCTCCACCGCTCACGAGCTCCCGCGCTTCCGTTCTTCGCCaatgccagcagctgaaccctAATAGGCTCTCATTTCCAATCAACTTGAACACCGCTAAAAGAGCACCGAATCTCACTGTTCAACATGCGCCTCTCCCTCTCAAGGTTCTCTGCGCTCGCGGAAAACGag GTACAACGGCAAAAAAACCTGCCACTTCTGATCCAGTTTATCGGAACCGATTAGTTAACATGTTTGTCAACCGAATCTTGAAAAAGGGGAAAAAGTCACTGGCTTATCATATCATCTATCAAGCATTGAAAAATATTCAGCAAAAGACACAATCAAATCCATTAGCTGTTTTACGCGAGGCAGTGAATGGAGTAACTCCTGATGTAGCGGTAAAAGCAAGACGTGTTGGTGGATCTACCCAACAAGTTCCTATTGAAGTAGGAACATTCCAAGGAAAAGCACTTGCTATCCGTTGGTTGTTGGAGGCATCCCGAAAACGTCAAGGACGAAGTATGGTTCTCAAATTGAGTTCTGAAGTTATGGATGCTGCCAAAGGGACCGGTGAGGCCATAAAAAAGAGGGAAACCACTCATAAGATGGCAGAGGCTAATAGAGCTTTTGTGCATTTTCGTTGA